In Vibrio diazotrophicus, the following proteins share a genomic window:
- a CDS encoding ABC transporter substrate-binding protein codes for MNKKMLKNMLATSIGLACFSNAALADEITVWAWDPNFNVAIMEEAAKVYMKDHPETTFNVVDFAKADLEQKLHTMLASGVTSSLPDVVLIEDYNAQKYLQSYPGAFAPMTKDVDYKNFAPYKVNLMTLNGEVYGLPFDTGVTGMYYRTDLLEKAGFTAKDLENITWERFIEIGKQVKAKTGVAMLGMNPDDLGLVRVMMQSGGEWYFNKDGSLNITTNESLKEALNVFKELMSPEVSRPTIGWSEWVGSLNRGQVASIVTGVWITPSVEAGKDQAGEWAVTATPRLQKAGAVNASNLGGSSWYVLNSSKEKQEAIKFLNATFGSNVPFYETILKERGAVGSYMPSGQSAAYQYSNEFFGGQKIYANFTDWLGQIPEVNYGIYTYEVDAALSSMLPAIVQGAPIEKVLGDVQQQLEFQLR; via the coding sequence ATGAATAAGAAAATGCTTAAAAATATGCTTGCAACCTCGATTGGTTTGGCGTGTTTCAGTAATGCAGCACTTGCCGACGAAATTACCGTGTGGGCTTGGGATCCAAACTTTAACGTTGCGATTATGGAAGAAGCAGCGAAGGTTTATATGAAAGACCACCCAGAAACCACGTTCAATGTGGTGGACTTTGCTAAGGCTGACCTCGAGCAAAAACTGCACACTATGCTTGCATCAGGCGTTACGTCATCACTTCCTGACGTGGTTCTTATTGAAGATTACAACGCTCAAAAATACCTTCAGTCATACCCAGGTGCTTTTGCACCGATGACAAAAGACGTTGATTACAAAAACTTCGCACCATACAAAGTAAACCTTATGACGCTGAACGGTGAAGTATACGGCTTACCATTCGACACTGGTGTTACTGGTATGTACTACCGTACAGACTTGCTTGAGAAAGCAGGCTTTACGGCGAAAGATCTAGAGAACATTACTTGGGAACGTTTCATCGAAATTGGTAAGCAAGTGAAAGCAAAAACGGGCGTTGCCATGCTGGGCATGAACCCGGATGATCTTGGCCTAGTGCGCGTGATGATGCAGTCTGGTGGTGAGTGGTACTTCAACAAAGACGGTTCGCTAAATATCACTACTAACGAATCACTAAAAGAAGCACTAAATGTATTTAAAGAGTTGATGAGCCCAGAAGTCTCTCGCCCAACAATTGGTTGGTCTGAGTGGGTAGGTTCGTTAAACCGTGGTCAAGTGGCTTCTATTGTTACCGGTGTTTGGATTACGCCATCGGTTGAAGCAGGTAAAGACCAAGCGGGTGAGTGGGCTGTGACAGCGACACCTCGTCTGCAAAAAGCTGGCGCGGTAAACGCATCGAACTTAGGTGGTTCAAGCTGGTACGTACTAAACTCTTCGAAAGAGAAGCAAGAAGCGATTAAGTTCCTTAACGCAACCTTTGGCTCTAATGTTCCTTTCTATGAAACCATTCTTAAAGAGCGTGGCGCCGTTGGTTCATATATGCCTTCTGGACAGTCAGCGGCTTATCAGTACAGCAATGAGTTCTTTGGTGGTCAGAAAATTTACGCGAACTTCACGGATTGGCTAGGTCAGATCCCAGAAGTGAACTACGGCATCTACACCTATGAGGTTGATGCAGCGTTAAGCTCTATGCTACCTGCGATTGTTCAGGGTGCTCCTATCGAGAAAGTGTTGGGCGATGTTCAACAACAACTTGAGTTCCAACTACGTTAA
- a CDS encoding LysE family translocator, with the protein MSLSTLFPVAFPALALAHFVALLSPGQDFFLIVGHSIRHRLQGSRFICLGVALGNALYIALAILGWTNIRDNQLVFSFVEILGAIYLLWIGQRLLRSQKTETLVEAEHEQEKAPSAINQLFLGLNSALLNPKNALFYMSLMTVILGSEVTLIQQVSCGVWMFFAVLLWDLFIASAIGRPRIQMQLKAVIHIIERVAGLVLIFFGITLFTGYLS; encoded by the coding sequence ATGTCACTTTCAACTCTTTTCCCCGTTGCTTTTCCTGCATTGGCACTGGCTCACTTTGTTGCACTTTTAAGCCCAGGACAGGACTTTTTCTTAATAGTTGGTCACTCAATTCGTCATAGATTGCAAGGTAGTCGATTTATCTGCCTTGGCGTCGCGCTAGGAAACGCACTTTACATCGCATTAGCCATACTGGGCTGGACCAACATTCGGGACAATCAGCTCGTTTTTTCTTTTGTGGAAATTTTGGGGGCTATCTATCTTTTGTGGATAGGGCAACGGTTACTGAGAAGTCAAAAAACAGAGACATTAGTCGAGGCTGAACACGAACAGGAGAAAGCTCCATCGGCTATTAATCAGCTGTTCCTTGGTTTGAATTCAGCATTGCTCAACCCAAAGAATGCTCTGTTTTACATGAGCTTAATGACCGTTATTCTGGGAAGTGAAGTCACCTTGATTCAGCAAGTCTCTTGCGGAGTATGGATGTTTTTTGCGGTTTTACTCTGGGATCTATTTATCGCATCTGCGATTGGGCGTCCACGCATTCAGATGCAACTCAAAGCGGTGATACACATTATAGAAAGAGTGGCTGGATTGGTGCTGATCTTCTTTGGAATAACGTTATTTACGGGTTACTTATCCTAA
- the cobU gene encoding bifunctional adenosylcobinamide kinase/adenosylcobinamide-phosphate guanylyltransferase — translation MAVRLYLGGARSGKSAYAEQQAIRLLEEGKRSHPQTQLHYVATTEPFDQEMKERISLHQSRRDEMWNNHECPVELAQLLSKFEAHDVVLVDCLTVWLNNVIHYLGDNANSEQIKLKLNELTHALAETQATILCVSTEVGLGVVPMGTLTRLYVDHSGWMNQAVAKIAEKVDFVVAGMPMTLKGE, via the coding sequence ATGGCAGTAAGGTTGTATTTAGGGGGCGCTCGCAGTGGGAAATCGGCTTATGCAGAGCAGCAAGCAATAAGATTGTTAGAAGAAGGCAAACGCAGCCACCCTCAAACACAACTCCACTATGTTGCAACCACCGAGCCTTTCGACCAAGAAATGAAAGAGCGTATTTCATTACATCAATCTCGCAGAGATGAAATGTGGAACAATCATGAATGCCCTGTAGAGTTAGCACAATTGCTGTCCAAGTTTGAAGCGCACGATGTGGTGCTGGTAGATTGTCTGACGGTTTGGCTGAACAATGTGATTCACTATTTAGGGGATAACGCGAACAGTGAACAAATAAAGCTGAAATTGAATGAACTCACTCACGCGTTGGCCGAAACTCAAGCCACTATACTTTGTGTTTCAACGGAAGTAGGGTTGGGCGTTGTACCTATGGGCACATTAACCAGATTGTATGTCGACCATAGCGGATGGATGAATCAAGCGGTGGCAAAAATCGCTGAGAAAGTCGATTTTGTCGTCGCAGGAATGCCAATGACTCTGAAGGGGGAATAA
- a CDS encoding tripartite tricarboxylate transporter TctB family protein, with protein sequence MSESPTNLFSKENLLCRDRVGAMVFLVLCLCYGYQTSQIPMFPGDEYEPFNARTLPTILTYIGVGLSLLLLIAGQPDKKSGAVLDFNWKLLIGFLVLMTLYGVGLTYLGFVLATGLFLLAGFYLLGERRKSVLFGASFPFVVAFYLLLTKGLDVYLEPGLIFTIW encoded by the coding sequence ATGTCGGAGTCGCCAACGAATTTATTCAGCAAAGAGAACTTATTGTGCCGCGATCGAGTAGGCGCGATGGTTTTTCTGGTGCTGTGCCTTTGTTATGGGTATCAAACCTCTCAGATCCCTATGTTTCCCGGCGATGAATATGAACCCTTCAACGCCAGAACCCTACCAACAATCCTGACCTATATCGGTGTTGGATTATCGCTTCTTCTGCTGATAGCGGGCCAACCTGACAAGAAAAGCGGCGCGGTATTGGATTTCAACTGGAAACTTCTGATTGGCTTTCTAGTGCTAATGACGCTTTACGGCGTTGGTTTAACCTATTTAGGCTTTGTGCTGGCAACAGGATTGTTCCTTTTGGCCGGTTTCTACTTACTGGGCGAGCGTCGTAAGTCTGTGCTGTTTGGCGCATCGTTCCCGTTTGTTGTCGCTTTCTATTTGTTATTAACCAAAGGGCTGGATGTTTATCTAGAGCCCGGTCTTATTTTCACGATTTGGTAG
- a CDS encoding histidine phosphatase family protein, whose protein sequence is MSLSQNQFNLYLLRHGKTKGKSALNGHKDVVVDESIQNAIAHRVLEQYSFSKVYASPLIRCQRVAELVTGLNPTLKLVIEPRLKEQSFGDFDGVPFDDLTHEWKKLEQFWANPAQNTLPNAEPLQVGYERVTEAWEQIVQHCEQDTLIVSHGGPIRFILAHVLGVDWQNPLLYTSLSIDNQSITHIQISKFAGKVFFSVKAIGIPLI, encoded by the coding sequence ATGAGTTTAAGCCAAAACCAGTTTAACCTTTACCTCTTGAGGCATGGGAAAACCAAAGGCAAATCCGCGCTGAATGGTCATAAAGATGTGGTAGTTGATGAATCAATTCAGAACGCTATCGCTCATCGTGTTTTAGAACAATATTCGTTTAGCAAAGTTTATGCTTCGCCTTTGATTCGATGTCAAAGAGTGGCAGAGCTCGTCACAGGACTTAATCCGACACTTAAGCTGGTGATCGAACCACGTTTAAAAGAGCAGAGCTTTGGTGATTTTGATGGCGTACCTTTCGATGACTTAACTCATGAGTGGAAAAAGCTAGAGCAGTTCTGGGCGAATCCTGCGCAAAACACTTTACCTAACGCGGAGCCATTGCAAGTGGGGTATGAGCGTGTCACCGAAGCTTGGGAACAGATTGTTCAGCATTGCGAGCAAGATACGCTGATCGTCTCTCACGGTGGTCCTATTCGCTTCATTCTTGCTCATGTGCTTGGGGTTGACTGGCAAAATCCTCTGCTATACACCTCTCTCTCTATCGATAATCAGAGCATTACTCATATTCAAATCAGCAAGTTTGCTGGCAAAGTCTTTTTCTCTGTAAAAGCAATTGGTATTCCATTGATTTAA
- a CDS encoding phosphoethanolamine transferase has protein sequence MKLTKPNISFSYAGITLVLATFFALVMNLPVYSALVGIFGKLDSVKIGFIISLPFFFAAALNFLFNLFSWPYITKPFFITLIIVSSFVSYASYNYGTLFDTEMINNIVETDTSEAGSYLSLYSLVWVALLGFLPATLLAFTKINKPHSWINFTLRKLGSMMASLVVIGVIAIMYYQDYASVGRNNSYLKKLIIPTQFVYSTTKFVQQKYFSTPIVYKELGLDAKQSPEALAAAKSKPTLFVFLLGETARSYNYELNGYDRPTNPYTRDLNVISFKDVSSCGTATAVSVPCMFSAMDKGSFSRDVADNQDNVLDILSHAGVDVAWQENDGGDKEVAKRIKKTEINRKRVDDMCNGETCYDMAMLENFDQKVDELKGNRMMVMHLIGSHGPTYFQRYPKEMGAFQPDCPRSDIENCSVDQIVNTYDNTIAYTDYVVAQTIDKLKALQDKYNTALVYISDHGESLGENGMFLHGMPYGLAPNNQTHVPLIVWLSDGFKQEKHLKTDCLKKNATSHQYSQDNVFHSLLGIMDVSTSAYNPDMDLFASCRS, from the coding sequence ATGAAACTGACTAAACCAAACATCTCATTTTCTTATGCTGGTATCACCTTAGTACTTGCCACCTTTTTCGCTCTGGTCATGAATCTACCGGTGTACTCCGCGCTGGTCGGTATTTTCGGTAAGCTAGATAGCGTAAAAATTGGCTTCATCATCTCTTTGCCATTTTTCTTCGCTGCCGCGTTGAACTTTTTGTTCAACCTATTTAGCTGGCCGTATATTACTAAACCTTTCTTCATCACATTAATCATTGTCTCTAGCTTTGTAAGCTACGCGAGCTATAACTACGGTACGCTGTTTGATACAGAGATGATTAACAATATTGTTGAAACCGATACCAGCGAAGCCGGCTCTTACTTAAGTCTTTATTCTCTCGTTTGGGTTGCGCTGCTCGGCTTCCTTCCAGCAACATTGCTAGCATTTACCAAAATCAACAAGCCACACTCATGGATCAACTTCACCTTAAGAAAGCTTGGCTCCATGATGGCCTCTTTGGTGGTCATTGGTGTGATTGCCATTATGTACTATCAAGATTATGCGTCAGTGGGTCGCAACAATAGCTACTTGAAAAAACTGATTATTCCAACTCAGTTCGTTTACAGCACAACTAAGTTTGTTCAACAGAAATACTTCTCTACACCCATCGTATATAAAGAGCTTGGTCTAGATGCCAAACAATCGCCAGAAGCACTGGCCGCTGCGAAGTCCAAACCGACACTGTTTGTCTTCTTGTTGGGTGAAACCGCTCGTTCATACAACTATGAGCTAAATGGTTATGATCGCCCGACTAACCCTTACACTCGTGACTTAAACGTAATTTCGTTTAAGGATGTAAGCTCATGTGGTACTGCCACTGCGGTTTCAGTACCTTGTATGTTCTCAGCGATGGACAAAGGCAGCTTCAGTCGTGATGTTGCCGACAACCAAGACAACGTTCTGGACATTCTTAGCCACGCAGGCGTAGACGTCGCTTGGCAAGAAAACGATGGTGGCGACAAAGAAGTTGCTAAACGCATTAAGAAAACCGAAATTAACCGCAAGCGTGTTGATGATATGTGTAACGGAGAAACCTGTTATGACATGGCGATGCTGGAAAACTTCGACCAAAAAGTGGATGAGTTAAAAGGCAACCGCATGATGGTGATGCATCTTATTGGTAGCCATGGCCCCACTTACTTCCAACGCTATCCAAAAGAGATGGGAGCATTTCAACCGGATTGCCCTCGTAGCGATATCGAAAACTGCAGTGTCGATCAGATCGTCAATACGTACGACAACACCATCGCTTATACCGATTACGTAGTAGCGCAAACCATCGATAAGTTGAAGGCACTGCAAGACAAATACAACACCGCTCTGGTTTATATCTCTGACCATGGTGAGTCCTTGGGTGAAAACGGTATGTTCTTACATGGTATGCCTTACGGCCTAGCACCGAATAACCAAACCCATGTGCCGCTTATTGTTTGGCTGTCTGATGGCTTTAAACAAGAGAAGCATCTAAAAACAGATTGTTTGAAGAAAAACGCAACAAGCCATCAGTACTCACAAGATAACGTGTTCCATTCGTTGCTTGGCATCATGGACGTGAGCACTAGCGCCTACAACCCTGATATGGATTTATTCGCTAGCTGTCGTTCTTGA
- a CDS encoding tripartite tricarboxylate transporter substrate binding protein produces MLKHIKPTLTASLLAAMFSLPSMAAELEKIHFLIPGGAGGGWDMTARGTGDVLMKTHLIESVSYQNLSGGGGGKAIAHLIETADRQEDTLMVNSTPIVVRSLSGVFPQSFRDLTPVAATVADYGALVVSGDSKYNSWEDVVADFKNDPKNVKIAGGSARGSMDHLVAAAAFKGQGLDPKAVRYVAYDAGGKAMAALLSGETQLLSTGLGEVLEMSRNGQVKVLAITAPKRLESAPDIPTLGDYNNPTVFANWRGFFAAPGVSQEKVDEWNAALSKMYTTDEWKVVRDRNGWIDTYKADKEFFAFLEDQEKQMGDLMRELGFLK; encoded by the coding sequence ATGTTAAAACATATCAAACCAACCCTTACTGCGTCGCTTCTTGCGGCTATGTTCTCACTACCTAGCATGGCAGCAGAGCTAGAGAAAATTCACTTTTTAATTCCTGGTGGCGCTGGCGGTGGTTGGGATATGACGGCTCGTGGTACTGGTGACGTATTAATGAAAACTCACCTAATCGAAAGTGTTTCTTACCAAAACCTTTCTGGTGGCGGCGGTGGTAAAGCTATTGCGCACCTTATTGAAACTGCCGATCGTCAAGAAGACACCTTGATGGTGAACTCTACTCCTATCGTTGTTCGCTCCCTTTCTGGTGTATTCCCTCAATCATTTCGTGATTTAACACCCGTTGCAGCAACAGTAGCGGATTACGGCGCACTGGTTGTATCTGGAGATTCCAAATACAACTCTTGGGAAGACGTCGTTGCTGATTTCAAAAACGACCCTAAAAACGTGAAAATCGCTGGCGGCTCAGCACGTGGCAGTATGGACCACTTGGTTGCAGCGGCGGCGTTTAAAGGTCAAGGCCTAGACCCGAAAGCAGTACGTTATGTAGCGTATGATGCTGGCGGTAAAGCTATGGCAGCACTGCTTTCTGGTGAAACTCAACTGCTATCTACTGGTTTAGGTGAAGTGCTGGAGATGTCTCGCAATGGTCAGGTAAAAGTTCTGGCTATTACTGCACCTAAACGCCTTGAGTCGGCGCCTGATATTCCAACTCTGGGTGACTACAATAACCCAACCGTATTTGCTAACTGGCGTGGTTTCTTCGCAGCTCCGGGTGTAAGCCAAGAGAAAGTAGATGAATGGAATGCGGCACTAAGCAAAATGTACACTACGGACGAGTGGAAAGTGGTTCGTGACCGTAACGGGTGGATCGACACTTACAAAGCGGATAAAGAGTTCTTTGCATTCTTGGAAGATCAAGAAAAGCAAATGGGTGACCTAATGCGCGAACTCGGCTTCCTGAAATAA
- a CDS encoding carbohydrate ABC transporter permease: protein MDTSTAISKKQKKSKKSFHRFYDINGWSFVLPAVVLVSLFMIYPILSSLWMSMHSGRGVMMQFVGFDNVLRLFNDPFFLKSLKNTFIFLVVQVPVMIMLSLILSSCLNAPNLKFRSLFRLAIFLPCVTSLVAYSILFKSMFSYEGIINSFLMWTHIVSEPIPWLSDPFWAKVTIIIAITWRWTGYNMIFFLSAMQNIDKSIYEAARMEGVSPTKQFFFITVPLLKPVILFTTVMSTIGTLQLFDEVVNITAGGPANETMTLSMYIYNLSFKFVPNFGYAATVSYVIVFFAAVLAIMQFKIAKDK, encoded by the coding sequence ATGGATACTTCTACTGCCATCAGTAAAAAACAGAAAAAGAGCAAAAAAAGCTTTCACCGCTTTTACGATATTAACGGTTGGTCGTTTGTTCTTCCTGCTGTCGTTCTCGTCAGCCTCTTTATGATTTACCCGATTTTGAGCTCACTCTGGATGTCGATGCATTCCGGACGCGGCGTTATGATGCAGTTTGTTGGTTTTGACAATGTACTGCGTCTGTTCAACGACCCATTTTTCCTTAAATCACTGAAGAACACCTTCATTTTCCTCGTGGTTCAGGTGCCAGTGATGATTATGCTTTCACTGATTCTTTCTTCATGCCTGAATGCTCCGAATCTGAAGTTCCGTAGTTTGTTTAGGCTTGCGATTTTCTTACCTTGTGTTACGTCACTAGTGGCGTACTCGATTCTGTTTAAGAGTATGTTTTCGTACGAAGGGATCATTAACTCATTTTTGATGTGGACTCACATTGTCAGTGAGCCAATCCCTTGGTTGTCTGATCCTTTCTGGGCAAAAGTGACGATTATTATTGCGATTACTTGGCGCTGGACGGGTTACAACATGATTTTCTTCCTGTCTGCGATGCAAAATATTGATAAGTCCATCTACGAAGCCGCGCGTATGGAAGGGGTTAGCCCAACTAAGCAATTCTTCTTTATTACTGTGCCATTACTTAAGCCCGTGATTCTGTTTACTACAGTGATGTCGACGATTGGTACGCTGCAACTGTTTGATGAAGTGGTCAACATTACTGCTGGTGGTCCAGCGAATGAGACCATGACGCTTTCGATGTACATCTACAACTTATCGTTTAAGTTCGTGCCAAACTTCGGTTATGCCGCGACAGTGTCATACGTCATCGTATTCTTTGCTGCAGTGCTTGCGATTATGCAATTTAAGATCGCTAAGGATAAATAA
- a CDS encoding tripartite tricarboxylate transporter permease, giving the protein MLDGILQGLSTAVMPFNLLMVIVGCFVGTFIGMLPGLGPISAIALMIPITYGLDPSSGLILMAGVYYGAIFGGSTSSILINAPGCSATVVTAFDGYPMAQKGQAGKALALAAYASFTGGTLSAIMLLVAAPALAKVSLSFQSSDYFALMMMGLSAVAAFAGKGQVLKAWMMTILGLMLSTVGIDKGIGVERFTFGLTDLMDGFSFLLLAMATFALGETLMGILKPELDTRNEESNKLSNIGSMKVTKEEVREAAPVALRSSLLGFFTGVLPGAGATIAAFLSYGMERNLAPKNKREEFGKGSLRGLVAPESANNAASSGSFVPLLTLGIPGSGTTAIMLGALIAYGIQPGPRLFVEHPDVFWSVIISMYVGNIVLLVLNLPLIPYISKLLAVPRTVLLPMILFFSITGVYLVSFNTMDVFIMILIAMGAIALRLANFPLAPLLLGFILGGLMEENLRRALMISDGEISFLWERPITLAFTVISVIVLTSPIVVAIAQRFRRPQTAKVS; this is encoded by the coding sequence ATGTTAGACGGAATTTTACAAGGACTCTCTACCGCCGTAATGCCATTTAATTTATTGATGGTTATCGTCGGGTGTTTTGTCGGTACCTTCATTGGTATGTTGCCGGGTTTAGGACCAATTTCAGCTATAGCGTTGATGATCCCTATTACCTATGGTTTAGACCCTTCTTCAGGCCTGATTTTAATGGCGGGTGTCTACTACGGTGCGATTTTCGGTGGTTCAACATCGTCGATTTTGATCAACGCGCCGGGTTGTTCTGCAACTGTGGTTACCGCTTTTGATGGCTACCCAATGGCGCAAAAAGGACAAGCAGGTAAAGCGCTTGCTCTGGCAGCTTATGCTTCGTTCACTGGCGGTACTTTATCAGCCATCATGTTGCTGGTTGCAGCACCTGCATTGGCAAAAGTCTCGCTCAGCTTCCAGTCTTCTGATTACTTTGCACTAATGATGATGGGGCTTTCTGCCGTGGCTGCGTTTGCCGGCAAAGGGCAAGTCCTTAAAGCGTGGATGATGACCATTCTTGGTTTGATGCTATCAACCGTGGGTATCGATAAAGGTATTGGTGTTGAACGCTTTACTTTTGGTTTAACCGATTTAATGGATGGTTTTAGCTTCCTACTATTGGCAATGGCTACGTTCGCGCTGGGTGAAACCTTAATGGGCATTTTAAAGCCCGAGCTGGATACACGAAATGAAGAGAGCAATAAGCTAAGCAACATCGGCAGTATGAAAGTCACTAAAGAAGAAGTGCGTGAAGCTGCGCCTGTGGCACTGCGTTCATCACTCCTCGGCTTCTTTACTGGTGTTTTACCGGGTGCGGGTGCAACCATTGCAGCCTTCCTTAGCTACGGTATGGAACGTAACCTTGCACCAAAGAACAAACGTGAAGAGTTTGGTAAAGGTTCATTACGCGGGCTGGTTGCTCCAGAATCGGCAAATAACGCGGCTTCAAGCGGTTCGTTTGTTCCGCTACTTACACTGGGTATCCCAGGCTCAGGCACGACAGCGATTATGCTTGGCGCGTTGATCGCTTACGGCATTCAACCGGGTCCAAGACTGTTTGTTGAGCATCCAGATGTGTTCTGGTCAGTGATTATTTCTATGTATGTCGGCAATATTGTTCTACTTGTTTTGAACTTGCCGCTGATCCCTTACATTTCGAAGTTACTGGCAGTACCAAGAACCGTGCTTCTGCCTATGATTTTGTTCTTCTCAATCACAGGGGTTTACTTAGTTTCATTTAACACTATGGACGTGTTCATTATGATTCTAATCGCTATGGGTGCTATTGCTTTACGTCTTGCTAACTTCCCGTTGGCTCCCCTACTACTTGGGTTTATCTTAGGTGGTTTGATGGAAGAGAACTTACGCCGCGCGTTAATGATCTCAGATGGTGAAATCAGCTTCTTGTGGGAACGTCCCATTACACTGGCATTTACTGTTATTTCAGTAATAGTGCTCACTAGCCCAATCGTGGTGGCAATTGCGCAGCGATTCCGTCGACCACAAACAGCCAAAGTCTCATAA
- a CDS encoding diacylglycerol kinase gives MKPGRTGIQRVIFATGYSLKGLQAAWINEAAFRQELVASALLTISLFFLPVTNLERIAMVGSLTLVLLAELLNSAIEAVVDRIGSEKHELSGRAKDIGSAAVFVALAFAAFTWLIILV, from the coding sequence GTGAAGCCAGGTAGAACAGGTATTCAACGCGTAATTTTCGCAACAGGCTATTCATTGAAAGGTCTTCAAGCTGCATGGATCAACGAAGCCGCTTTCCGTCAGGAATTAGTAGCTTCCGCACTGCTCACCATCAGTCTGTTTTTTCTCCCTGTCACTAATCTAGAACGCATCGCTATGGTGGGTTCTTTAACACTGGTTTTACTTGCAGAACTCCTCAACTCAGCGATAGAAGCTGTGGTTGACCGCATTGGTAGTGAAAAACACGAACTCAGCGGGCGCGCCAAGGATATTGGCTCGGCTGCGGTGTTTGTTGCTTTGGCATTTGCTGCTTTTACTTGGCTAATTATTTTGGTGTAA
- a CDS encoding DUF3859 domain-containing protein, with protein MAKHTPVIEMTSYGIYSHWDAKAKELPKIKEFTQVITAEEDIEFGFIVNIKKAKGQLLQFCIHHPGIINKKGQVLAPFDGEVYVRSNDWNFYLGDTIQVLSPINGLESNFGEWRMTLEMEGKTIAEKSFKVVARDEGQFWKKRGF; from the coding sequence GTGGCAAAACATACACCTGTGATAGAAATGACTTCCTATGGTATCTATTCCCATTGGGATGCCAAAGCCAAAGAACTGCCGAAGATTAAAGAGTTCACTCAGGTGATTACCGCAGAGGAAGACATTGAATTTGGTTTTATCGTCAATATTAAAAAAGCCAAAGGTCAACTTCTTCAGTTTTGTATCCATCATCCCGGCATCATCAACAAGAAAGGACAAGTTCTGGCACCATTTGATGGTGAAGTGTATGTTCGAAGTAATGATTGGAACTTCTATCTTGGCGACACGATTCAAGTGCTCAGCCCGATTAACGGACTAGAGAGCAACTTCGGCGAATGGCGCATGACGTTAGAAATGGAAGGTAAAACCATTGCCGAGAAGTCATTTAAAGTTGTTGCCCGCGATGAAGGGCAGTTCTGGAAAAAGCGAGGATTTTAA